In one window of Candidatus Kaelpia imicola DNA:
- a CDS encoding GNAT family N-acetyltransferase, translating to MQIEQVVIDDLSEILSLQKLAFQNEAEIYSDCKIPPLTQSLEDIKEEFQQKVFLKAAVNSEIIGSVRAFKEKRSCYIGKLIVHPDFQNQGVGTRLIQEVEGIFRDAEYFVLWTGHKSEKSICFYQKLGYKAVKATFDIRDNKFLRLEKRKYRVTE from the coding sequence ATGCAAATAGAGCAAGTTGTAATTGATGATTTGTCAGAGATTTTAAGCTTACAGAAGTTAGCATTTCAAAATGAAGCTGAAATCTATTCTGACTGTAAAATTCCGCCTTTAACCCAAAGCTTGGAAGATATAAAAGAAGAATTTCAACAGAAAGTTTTTTTAAAAGCTGCGGTAAATAGTGAAATAATCGGTTCTGTGAGAGCATTTAAAGAAAAGAGGTCTTGTTATATTGGAAAACTTATAGTACACCCTGATTTTCAGAATCAGGGTGTCGGTACAAGGTTAATACAGGAAGTAGAGGGGATCTTTAGAGATGCTGAATATTTTGTATTATGGACAGGACATAAAAGTGAAAAAAGTATTTGTTTTTATCAGAAGTTGGGCTATAAAGCAGTTAAGGCTACATTCGATATTAGAGATAATAAATTTTTACGCTTAGAAAAAAGAAAATATAGAGTAACTGAGTAG
- a CDS encoding PilZ domain-containing protein, with product MIERRKYPRLDNFLSVNYKVLGIDDSLVNTVCKNISAGGICFPVKEDIQQETLLEIDIYIREIKKGIQAKGRVVWLKRREDKCYPYIVGVEFTEIEDGERDFILHYVWEKLREKE from the coding sequence ATGATTGAGCGTCGTAAATATCCAAGATTAGATAATTTTCTTAGTGTTAATTATAAGGTATTAGGTATAGACGATTCTCTGGTTAATACCGTATGTAAGAATATCAGCGCAGGAGGGATATGTTTTCCTGTTAAAGAAGATATACAACAGGAGACTCTATTGGAAATAGATATCTATATCAGAGAGATAAAGAAAGGTATCCAAGCTAAAGGCAGGGTCGTCTGGTTAAAAAGAAGAGAGGATAAATGTTATCCTTATATTGTAGGTGTTGAATTTACCGAGATTGAAGATGGTGAGCGTGATTTTATTCTTCATTATGTTTGGGAAAAATTGAGGGAAAAAGAATAA